Proteins from a genomic interval of Kitasatospora kifunensis:
- a CDS encoding LacI family DNA-binding transcriptional regulator gives MGRPTIADIARQAGVSKGAVSFALNGRPGVSEETRTRILRVAEEMKWRPHSAARALGGARAGAVGLVLARPARTLGLEPFFAQLLSGLQAGFSVHSTALQLLVVEDTAAEIEVYRRWASEHRVDGFVLVDLQVRDPRIDVLEELGMPTVVLGGPGKHGKLPSVWADDREAMLSIVEYLAALGHRRIAHLAGLPAFQHTQRRIRALRDAAKRLGLTEALSLPTDFSDAEGAAATRTLLARRERPTAIIYDSDVMAVAGLGVATEMGVAVPGELSIVSFDDSVLARIVHPPLTALSRDTFTLGEQVAQTLLAVLDDPAAAADLKTPTPRLTVRESTAVPRR, from the coding sequence ATGGGCAGACCGACGATCGCCGACATCGCCCGACAGGCGGGGGTGTCCAAGGGCGCGGTGTCGTTCGCTCTCAACGGACGCCCGGGGGTCAGCGAGGAGACCCGCACCCGGATCCTGCGGGTCGCGGAGGAGATGAAGTGGCGCCCGCACAGCGCCGCCCGGGCCCTGGGCGGTGCCCGCGCCGGGGCGGTCGGCCTGGTGCTGGCACGCCCGGCCCGCACCCTGGGACTCGAACCGTTCTTCGCCCAGCTGCTCTCCGGCCTGCAGGCCGGCTTCTCGGTCCACTCGACCGCGCTGCAGCTGCTGGTGGTCGAGGACACCGCGGCCGAGATCGAGGTGTACCGGCGCTGGGCCTCCGAGCACCGGGTGGACGGCTTCGTCCTGGTCGACCTCCAGGTGCGCGACCCGCGGATCGACGTGCTGGAGGAACTCGGCATGCCCACGGTGGTGTTGGGCGGCCCCGGAAAGCACGGCAAGCTGCCCAGCGTGTGGGCGGACGACCGGGAGGCGATGCTCTCGATCGTGGAGTACCTGGCCGCGCTCGGCCACCGCAGGATCGCCCACCTGGCCGGCCTGCCGGCCTTCCAGCACACCCAGCGCCGGATCCGCGCGCTGCGTGACGCGGCGAAGCGGCTGGGCCTGACCGAGGCGCTCTCGCTGCCCACCGACTTCAGCGACGCCGAGGGGGCCGCCGCCACCCGCACCCTGCTGGCCCGCCGGGAGCGGCCGACCGCGATCATCTACGACAGCGACGTGATGGCGGTGGCGGGGCTCGGGGTGGCCACCGAGATGGGCGTGGCGGTGCCGGGCGAGCTCTCCATCGTCTCCTTCGACGACTCGGTGCTGGCCCGGATCGTGCACCCGCCGCTCACCGCGCTCTCCCGGGACACCTTCACGCTCGGCGAGCAGGTCGCCCAGACGCTGCTCGCGGTGCTGGACGATCCGGCGGCGGCCGCCGACCTCAAGACGCCCACCCCGCGCCTGACGGTCCGCGAGAGCACGGCGGTGCCGCGGCGCTGA
- a CDS encoding glycoside hydrolase family 38 N-terminal domain-containing protein, with protein sequence MPVAITAVECTDLFVGTAQAPRQVLRVTIEGPPTPITVHGPGVRGEATGTGTVEVPLDLPPDAAPGTELPVTVRAGEASAEAQVTVAEPGWTMYLISHFHYDPVWWNTQAAYTSPWELLSGDATTRPLWERNGFALVDAHLELALRDPVYKFVLAEVDYLKPYFDQHPERRADLRLLLERGQVELVGGTYNEPNTNLTGAETTIRNLVYGIGYQREILGGDPQTAWQLDVFGHDPQFPGYLADAGLTGSAWARGPFHQWGPIQKNFQVAKDDATVMQFPSEFEWLSPSGRGVLTHYMPNHYSAGWWMDSSADLATAEAAVYELYRKLKPVGATKNLLLPVGTDYTPPNKWVTEIHRSWAQKYVWPRFECAIPRDFLTAVREELAASGRRPSPQTRDMNPVYTGKDVSYIDTKQAQRAGEVAALDAEKLATLAALQNLGGYPQAALDKVWRHLAYGAHHDAITGSESDQVYLDLLGGWREAHDLAAQVRDTALNALVARIDTSGAGRHAVVVTNTLSFDRSGTVSVRLPAGLTQVRVLDDTEALVACAVDRGTLYFHADLVPALGWRTWRLVDGPSDALWQQADGLTVENQRYRVTADPERGGGLSSVQDKAHGRELISPEQIGNELRMYEEYPQHPDFGEGPWHLVPKGPVVGSRTSAAVVRREVGPLGERLVATGTVDGLDYEQIVTLWQGIDRVDCRTRVIDHASADRLLRLRFPLDLPGTLPVSEVADAVIGRGFALPDVDVAEAPWTLDNPANTWFGLSATARVTLTDQGGDALGERALGVAEVIVPELADAADARDLIVALAAAGVTATTASADWSRYGWLDVDSNLPDFRIVLGGPETNPAARELLERAGADYAAVLAAHGRVWVPAEKPLAEVWQPGADLRDLRALPVLVVTDPAPLAADLADARIEAVCPGELPATERLTDHTAALLTYGLPGFAVDPTGALHLSLLRSCTGWPSGVWIDPPRRTVPDGSSFQLQHWTHDFSYSLVSGEGDWRALTLPAQGQEFNHQLLARVVPAQDGTLPATQSWLRVEPAREVRLSTLKPTGDPIAAGSAAVLDPSAGVTVRLVESTGLGRTARLSGALELAALHRADLLERPQAPVERELELTGAQVATLTALPRVSGAGRGNSEPLGPIGEIAQPVHSRYWLHNRGPAPMGYLPVSVGVSPGLLTCGSGAGEALELSVVLASHLRDAAVEGTAEVIAPDGWQVDLRRRPYRLDAAGHLRFPVTVTPPTGAQPGLYFVAVRTEYAGQQIEDVATVAVGELPDLLPAAGEPLDDWGKAQGTKSEIGRDTGLLVESAAASLRVAPGGRAWLEVVLTNRTRGEIRGELQTVSPWGTWAALGAPVAGFTLAPGERQTFGFEVAPPLDTDPGSYWAVTKVMWFGRCQYAPTVSLVVAP encoded by the coding sequence GTGCCGGTCGCCATCACCGCCGTCGAATGCACCGACCTGTTCGTCGGCACCGCACAGGCACCCCGCCAGGTGCTGCGGGTGACCATCGAAGGTCCGCCCACCCCGATCACCGTCCACGGACCGGGCGTGCGGGGCGAGGCGACCGGCACGGGCACCGTCGAGGTCCCGCTCGACCTGCCCCCGGACGCCGCCCCTGGCACCGAACTCCCCGTCACCGTCAGAGCCGGTGAGGCGAGCGCCGAGGCCCAGGTCACGGTCGCCGAGCCGGGCTGGACCATGTACCTGATCTCGCACTTCCACTACGACCCGGTGTGGTGGAACACCCAGGCCGCCTACACCTCCCCCTGGGAACTGCTCTCCGGTGACGCCACCACCCGACCGCTGTGGGAACGCAACGGCTTCGCCCTGGTGGACGCGCACCTGGAGCTGGCGCTGCGCGACCCGGTCTACAAGTTCGTGCTCGCCGAAGTCGACTACCTCAAGCCCTACTTCGACCAGCACCCGGAACGCCGCGCGGACCTGCGCCTGCTGCTGGAGCGCGGCCAGGTCGAGTTGGTCGGCGGCACCTACAACGAGCCCAACACCAACCTGACCGGCGCCGAGACCACCATCCGCAACCTGGTCTACGGCATCGGCTACCAGCGCGAGATCCTGGGCGGCGACCCGCAGACCGCCTGGCAGCTGGATGTCTTCGGCCACGACCCGCAGTTCCCCGGCTACTTGGCCGACGCGGGCCTCACCGGCAGCGCCTGGGCGCGCGGCCCGTTCCACCAGTGGGGCCCGATCCAGAAGAACTTCCAGGTGGCCAAGGACGACGCCACCGTCATGCAGTTCCCCAGCGAGTTCGAGTGGCTCTCGCCCTCGGGGCGTGGCGTGCTGACCCACTACATGCCCAACCACTACTCGGCCGGCTGGTGGATGGACTCCTCCGCCGACCTGGCCACCGCCGAGGCGGCCGTCTACGAGCTGTACCGCAAGCTCAAGCCGGTCGGTGCGACCAAGAACCTGCTGCTGCCGGTCGGTACCGACTACACGCCGCCGAACAAGTGGGTCACCGAGATCCACCGCTCCTGGGCCCAGAAGTACGTCTGGCCGCGGTTCGAATGCGCGATCCCGCGTGACTTCCTGACCGCGGTGCGCGAGGAACTCGCCGCCAGCGGGCGCCGGCCCAGCCCGCAGACCCGCGACATGAACCCGGTCTACACCGGCAAGGACGTCTCCTACATCGACACCAAGCAGGCCCAACGGGCTGGCGAGGTGGCCGCGTTGGACGCCGAGAAGCTCGCCACCCTGGCCGCGCTGCAGAACCTGGGCGGCTATCCGCAGGCCGCCCTCGACAAGGTCTGGCGGCACCTGGCCTATGGTGCCCACCATGACGCGATCACCGGTTCGGAGTCCGACCAGGTCTACCTCGACCTGCTCGGCGGCTGGCGCGAGGCCCACGATCTGGCCGCCCAGGTGCGGGACACCGCGCTTAACGCGCTGGTCGCCCGGATCGACACCAGCGGTGCGGGCCGGCACGCCGTGGTGGTCACCAACACGCTCTCCTTCGACCGCTCGGGCACCGTCTCGGTGCGCCTGCCCGCCGGCCTCACCCAGGTGCGGGTGCTGGACGACACCGAGGCGCTGGTGGCCTGCGCCGTCGACCGTGGCACCCTCTACTTCCATGCCGACCTGGTGCCCGCGCTCGGCTGGCGTACCTGGCGCCTGGTCGACGGTCCATCAGATGCCCTGTGGCAGCAGGCTGATGGCCTGACCGTCGAGAACCAGCGGTACCGGGTCACCGCCGACCCCGAGCGTGGTGGCGGCCTGAGCAGCGTCCAGGACAAGGCGCACGGGCGGGAGTTGATCAGCCCCGAGCAGATCGGCAACGAGCTGCGGATGTACGAGGAGTACCCGCAGCACCCCGACTTCGGTGAGGGCCCCTGGCATCTGGTGCCCAAGGGGCCGGTGGTCGGCTCGCGGACCAGTGCCGCCGTGGTGCGGCGCGAAGTCGGGCCGCTGGGCGAGCGGTTGGTGGCCACGGGTACCGTCGACGGTCTGGACTACGAGCAGATCGTCACGCTCTGGCAGGGCATCGACCGCGTCGACTGCCGCACCCGGGTGATCGACCACGCCAGCGCCGACCGCCTGCTGCGACTGCGCTTCCCGCTCGACCTGCCAGGTACGCTGCCGGTCAGCGAGGTCGCCGACGCCGTGATCGGCCGCGGCTTCGCCCTACCCGACGTGGACGTGGCCGAGGCGCCCTGGACCCTCGACAACCCCGCCAACACCTGGTTCGGCCTCAGCGCCACCGCCCGCGTCACCCTCACCGACCAGGGCGGCGACGCGCTGGGCGAGCGGGCACTGGGCGTCGCGGAGGTGATCGTCCCCGAGCTGGCGGATGCCGCCGACGCCCGCGACCTGATCGTCGCGCTGGCCGCGGCCGGTGTCACCGCGACCACCGCGAGCGCCGACTGGTCCAGGTACGGCTGGCTGGACGTGGACTCCAACCTGCCGGACTTCCGGATCGTCCTCGGCGGACCCGAAACCAACCCCGCCGCCCGGGAGTTGCTGGAGCGGGCCGGGGCCGACTACGCGGCCGTGCTGGCCGCCCACGGCCGGGTCTGGGTGCCGGCCGAGAAGCCGCTGGCCGAGGTCTGGCAGCCGGGCGCCGACCTGCGCGACCTGCGCGCGCTGCCCGTCCTGGTGGTCACCGACCCCGCTCCGCTGGCCGCCGACCTGGCCGACGCCCGGATCGAGGCGGTCTGCCCCGGCGAACTGCCGGCCACCGAGCGGCTCACCGACCACACCGCCGCGCTGCTCACCTACGGCCTGCCCGGCTTCGCCGTCGACCCCACCGGCGCGCTGCACCTGTCGCTGTTGCGCTCCTGCACCGGCTGGCCCTCGGGGGTCTGGATCGACCCGCCCCGGCGCACCGTGCCGGATGGATCCTCCTTCCAACTCCAGCACTGGACCCATGACTTCAGCTACTCCCTGGTCTCCGGCGAGGGAGACTGGCGAGCCCTGACGCTGCCCGCGCAGGGGCAGGAGTTCAACCACCAGTTGCTCGCCCGAGTGGTGCCCGCGCAGGACGGCACGCTGCCGGCCACCCAGTCCTGGCTGCGGGTCGAGCCCGCTCGCGAGGTGCGACTGAGCACCCTCAAGCCCACCGGGGACCCGATCGCCGCCGGCTCGGCGGCCGTGCTCGACCCGAGCGCCGGGGTCACGGTGCGGCTGGTCGAGTCCACCGGCCTCGGCCGCACCGCACGGCTGAGCGGCGCGCTGGAGCTCGCCGCGCTGCACCGGGCGGACCTGCTGGAGCGGCCACAGGCGCCGGTCGAGAGGGAGTTGGAGCTGACGGGGGCTCAGGTCGCCACGCTCACCGCGCTGCCGAGGGTGTCGGGTGCGGGCAGGGGGAACAGTGAGCCGCTCGGACCGATCGGCGAGATCGCCCAACCCGTGCACAGCCGCTACTGGTTGCACAACCGTGGCCCCGCCCCGATGGGCTACCTGCCCGTCTCGGTGGGCGTGAGCCCCGGGCTGCTGACCTGTGGCAGCGGGGCGGGCGAAGCGCTGGAGCTGTCCGTGGTGCTCGCCTCGCACCTGCGGGACGCGGCGGTGGAGGGCACCGCCGAGGTGATCGCACCGGACGGCTGGCAGGTCGACCTGCGTCGGCGCCCCTACCGCCTGGACGCCGCCGGGCACCTGCGCTTCCCGGTCACCGTGACCCCTCCCACAGGCGCCCAGCCGGGCCTCTACTTCGTCGCCGTGCGCACCGAGTACGCGGGGCAGCAGATCGAGGACGTGGCCACCGTCGCGGTCGGCGAGCTGCCCGACCTGCTGCCGGCCGCCGGTGAGCCGCTGGACGACTGGGGCAAGGCCCAGGGCACCAAGTCGGAGATCGGGCGCGACACCGGCCTTCTCGTCGAGTCCGCCGCCGCCTCGCTGCGAGTGGCGCCCGGCGGGCGGGCCTGGCTGGAGGTGGTGCTGACCAACCGCACCAGGGGCGAGATCCGCGGCGAGCTGCAGACCGTCTCGCCGTGGGGCACCTGGGCGGCGCTCGGCGCGCCGGTGGCCGGCTTCACCCTGGCGCCGGGGGAGCGGCAGACCTTCGGCTTCGAGGTCGCGCCGCCGCTGGACACCGACCCGGGCTCGTACTGGGCGGTCACGAAGGTGATGTGGTTCGGCCGCTGCCAGTACGCGCCCACCGTCTCGCTGGTGGTGGCGCCGTGA
- a CDS encoding S53 family peptidase, producing MRTSVTPAVRRAVLSVTAAAGLAVSGFAAIPAAAAPASDAHQGVSFTRSCADPLPGHLACNALRVTGGTVKAHAKGLGGARAARAAGSVSGFGPADIQSAYNLTSAAASNGAGETVAIVDAQDDPNAESDLAAYRSQFGLPACTSASGCFTKVDENGGTNYPSPDSGWAGEISLDLDMVSATCPNCNILLVEASSATTQDLGTAVNQAVSMGAKFVSNSYGGSETSDEASTDSSYYNHPGVAITASAGDSGYGVEYPAASPYVTAVGGTSLTADSSSRGWSESVWGTSAGGEGTGSGCSAYETKPTWQTDSGCSNRTVADVSAVADPATGVAVYDTYGASGWNVYGGTSASSPIIASVYALAGNPTASVPAADAYANTSALNDVTSGSNGDCGGSYLCTAGAGYDGPTGLGTPNGLAAFTG from the coding sequence TTGCGTACCTCCGTCACGCCCGCCGTCCGGCGCGCCGTCCTGTCGGTCACCGCCGCCGCCGGTCTCGCCGTCTCCGGGTTCGCCGCGATACCCGCGGCAGCCGCGCCGGCGAGCGACGCTCACCAAGGCGTGAGCTTCACGCGTTCCTGTGCCGACCCGCTGCCCGGCCACCTGGCCTGTAACGCCCTGCGCGTCACCGGCGGGACCGTCAAGGCCCATGCGAAGGGCCTGGGCGGCGCCCGGGCCGCCCGCGCCGCCGGGTCGGTCTCCGGCTTCGGCCCGGCCGACATCCAGAGTGCCTACAACCTCACCTCGGCCGCCGCCTCCAACGGCGCCGGCGAGACGGTCGCGATCGTCGACGCCCAGGACGACCCGAACGCCGAGTCCGACCTGGCCGCCTACCGCAGCCAGTTCGGGCTGCCCGCCTGCACCTCGGCCAGCGGCTGCTTCACCAAGGTCGATGAGAACGGCGGCACCAACTACCCGTCGCCCGACTCGGGTTGGGCCGGTGAGATCTCCCTCGACCTGGACATGGTCAGCGCGACCTGCCCGAACTGCAACATCCTGCTGGTGGAGGCCTCCTCGGCCACCACCCAGGACCTGGGCACCGCGGTGAACCAGGCCGTCTCGATGGGCGCGAAGTTCGTCTCCAACAGCTACGGCGGCTCGGAGACCTCGGACGAGGCGTCCACCGACAGCTCCTACTACAACCACCCGGGCGTTGCCATCACCGCCTCGGCGGGCGACAGCGGCTACGGCGTCGAGTACCCGGCCGCCTCCCCCTACGTCACCGCGGTGGGCGGCACCTCGCTGACCGCTGACTCCAGCTCCCGTGGCTGGAGCGAGTCGGTCTGGGGCACCAGCGCCGGCGGTGAGGGCACCGGTTCCGGCTGCTCCGCCTACGAGACCAAGCCGACCTGGCAGACCGACAGCGGCTGCTCCAACCGCACCGTCGCCGACGTCTCCGCCGTCGCCGACCCGGCCACCGGTGTCGCCGTCTACGACACCTACGGCGCCTCCGGCTGGAACGTCTACGGTGGCACCAGCGCCTCCTCGCCGATCATCGCCAGCGTCTACGCTCTGGCCGGCAACCCCACCGCGTCCGTCCCGGCGGCCGACGCCTACGCCAACACCTCGGCGCTGAACGACGTCACCAGCGGCTCCAACGGTGACTGCGGCGGCTCCTACCTCTGCACCGCCGGCGCGGGCTACGACGGCCCCACCGGCCTGGGCACCCCCAACGGTCTGGCTGCCTTCACTGGCTGA
- a CDS encoding DUF7158 domain-containing protein — protein MSTPVVAEAGGRVAEPVGGMGEPVGLLGLLDGRPLPRAELDRRLAALRDGPRASALPAPGSAEDRQLTRWVAQVVLTEQLCQAEAAERGLDCAAAERGLDGAAATRGLDGAAVAPVRLDQRAAVELGSIAAAAYEGSAAVRAVFAAVTATVEATPSEIAAYRAATGATAVGSASRWQLTTPDGDFEADPATLPADLAAALRSAPVGETVTVGAWTVALTGQVPSRAAAGGGDADASAGTDAGVDAEEAVAEQLRACARRIAFVRWLDRARAERLTLVPGLEHPGDPAQPDNHHRH, from the coding sequence GTGAGCACTCCGGTGGTGGCCGAAGCGGGCGGCCGGGTGGCCGAGCCGGTTGGCGGGATGGGCGAACCGGTCGGCCTGCTCGGGCTGTTGGACGGGCGTCCGCTGCCGCGCGCCGAACTCGACCGCCGGCTCGCCGCCCTGCGCGATGGCCCGCGCGCCTCGGCGCTGCCCGCGCCCGGCAGCGCCGAGGACCGGCAACTGACCCGCTGGGTGGCACAGGTGGTGCTGACCGAGCAGCTCTGCCAGGCCGAAGCCGCTGAGCGCGGGCTGGACTGCGCTGCTGCGGAGCGCGGGTTGGACGGCGCTGCCGCGACGCGTGGATTGGACGGTGCTGCTGTTGCGCCGGTGCGGCTGGACCAGCGCGCGGCGGTCGAGTTGGGCTCGATCGCGGCGGCGGCCTACGAGGGCAGCGCCGCCGTGCGCGCGGTCTTCGCCGCCGTGACCGCCACGGTCGAGGCCACGCCGTCCGAGATCGCCGCCTACCGCGCGGCGACCGGTGCCACCGCCGTGGGGTCCGCGAGCCGCTGGCAACTCACCACGCCGGATGGCGACTTCGAGGCGGACCCGGCCACCCTCCCGGCCGACCTCGCTGCCGCGCTGCGCAGCGCACCGGTGGGGGAGACGGTGACCGTCGGGGCGTGGACGGTGGCGCTGACGGGTCAGGTGCCGAGCCGTGCTGCGGCTGGCGGCGGTGATGCCGACGCCAGCGCCGGCACCGACGCTGGCGTCGATGCCGAGGAGGCGGTGGCGGAGCAGCTGCGGGCCTGCGCCCGGCGGATCGCCTTCGTCCGCTGGCTCGACCGGGCCCGCGCCGAACGGCTCACCCTGGTGCCGGGATTGGAGCACCCGGGCGACCCCGCCCAACCGGACAACCACCACCGGCACTGA
- a CDS encoding glycosyl hydrolase family 18 protein has translation MSGRLARACTALLAVGALALTAGTASAHAPADSSTHHDAAALHHRTTPAHHVVAYYQTQYSNGSYVSPLPLQNTATDIDVAAFHLNAGKSITLNDDPPSSSKYTQMWQDLATLQQSGAHVEAMLGGAAQGSYADLHNDFNTYYPQLRDTLRTYHFDGVDLDMEETFSLADTEHLINQLHTDFGSNFIVNLAPVASDLSGGSNFSGGFSYSQLDQDMGSKISWYNAQFYCGWGDLSDTSAYDAVIQNGFDPSRVVAGTVTNSANCSGYIDPSQLSGTLNSLVGEYANFGGVAGWEYFNAVPVNGTGPASWYAAAKSAMGS, from the coding sequence ATGTCGGGTCGCCTCGCTCGTGCCTGCACGGCCCTGCTCGCGGTCGGCGCCCTCGCGCTCACCGCCGGTACCGCCAGTGCCCACGCGCCCGCCGACAGCAGCACGCACCACGACGCCGCCGCGCTGCACCATCGCACCACCCCCGCGCACCACGTCGTGGCCTACTACCAGACCCAGTACAGCAACGGGAGTTACGTCTCGCCGCTGCCGCTGCAGAACACCGCCACCGACATCGACGTGGCCGCCTTCCACCTCAACGCGGGCAAGAGCATCACGCTCAACGACGACCCGCCGTCCTCCTCGAAGTACACCCAGATGTGGCAGGACCTCGCCACGCTGCAGCAGTCCGGCGCGCACGTGGAGGCGATGCTCGGCGGCGCCGCCCAGGGCAGCTACGCCGACCTGCACAACGACTTCAACACCTACTACCCGCAGCTGCGCGACACGCTGCGCACCTACCACTTCGACGGGGTCGACCTCGACATGGAGGAGACCTTCTCGCTCGCCGACACCGAGCACCTGATCAACCAGCTGCACACCGACTTCGGCAGCAACTTCATCGTCAACCTCGCGCCGGTGGCCAGCGACCTGTCCGGCGGCTCGAACTTCTCCGGCGGCTTCAGCTACAGCCAGTTGGACCAGGACATGGGCAGCAAGATCTCCTGGTACAACGCCCAGTTCTACTGCGGCTGGGGCGACCTGAGCGACACCTCCGCCTACGACGCCGTGATCCAGAACGGCTTCGACCCCTCCCGGGTGGTCGCCGGCACCGTCACCAACTCCGCCAACTGCTCGGGCTACATCGACCCGAGCCAGCTGAGCGGCACGCTGAACTCGCTGGTCGGCGAGTACGCCAACTTCGGTGGCGTGGCGGGCTGGGAGTACTTCAACGCCGTTCCGGTGAACGGCACCGGACCGGCCTCCTGGTACGCGGCGGCCAAGAGCGCGATGGGCTCCTAG
- a CDS encoding class I SAM-dependent methyltransferase: MMTAEESTPRAQYDAIAQRYDRHSAVSPFNTLLERPAMLAACPPLAGRRVLEVGCAGGRLTELLLERGARVVGFDASAAMVEIARNRVGDAAQLHVHDLREPLDFASDASFDVVVVSLCLHYLRDWASALTELRRVLVPGGVILVSTGHPMSELHLSPSGDYHAVEEVHDEWPTVEGPPLAVSFFRRPLSSSLQSAQQAGLVLHSLIEPRPDPAHREAFGKHFDMASTQPVFMLLVLGRPLDGTA, encoded by the coding sequence ATGATGACAGCCGAGGAGTCGACACCGCGCGCGCAGTACGACGCGATCGCGCAACGCTACGATCGGCACAGCGCGGTCAGCCCCTTCAACACGCTGTTGGAGCGGCCCGCGATGCTCGCCGCCTGCCCACCACTGGCCGGGCGCAGAGTCCTCGAAGTGGGTTGCGCGGGCGGCCGGCTGACCGAGCTGCTCCTGGAGCGCGGCGCGCGGGTGGTCGGCTTCGACGCCAGCGCCGCCATGGTCGAGATCGCCCGGAACCGGGTCGGTGACGCCGCGCAGCTGCACGTGCACGACCTGCGCGAGCCGCTCGACTTCGCCTCCGACGCCTCCTTCGACGTGGTGGTCGTCTCGCTCTGCCTGCACTACCTGCGCGACTGGGCGTCGGCCCTGACCGAGCTGCGTCGCGTGCTGGTGCCGGGCGGCGTCATCCTGGTCTCCACCGGCCACCCGATGTCGGAGCTGCACCTGTCGCCCAGCGGTGACTACCACGCGGTCGAGGAGGTGCACGACGAGTGGCCGACCGTCGAGGGCCCGCCGCTGGCCGTCAGCTTCTTCCGCCGCCCGCTGAGCAGTTCGCTGCAGAGCGCGCAGCAGGCGGGCCTGGTGCTGCACAGCCTGATAGAGCCGCGCCCTGACCCCGCGCACCGCGAGGCGTTCGGCAAGCACTTCGACATGGCGTCCACGCAGCCGGTGTTCATGCTCCTCGTCCTCGGTCGGCCACTGGACGGGACGGCCTGA